A portion of the Punica granatum isolate Tunisia-2019 chromosome 7, ASM765513v2, whole genome shotgun sequence genome contains these proteins:
- the LOC116215634 gene encoding uncharacterized protein LOC116215634: MVVYDTETGFMKPMGWIDQMDRYFFPSSRDLKFCQDFNEAHSEHSPMQIEANNEDDVWIENINIICHDRLENERGPRLEGTHSATLSPMIMGLVRTLLEDFEGGAISLPEYARRLGALAEDATIEPIIAQIGNQSDNVEHIDENADIIDLEKDAEEQDEE; this comes from the exons ATGGTGGTGTACGATACTGAGACAGGCTTTATGAAGCCGATGGGTTGGATTGATCAGATGGATCGTTATTTCTTTCCATCAAGTCGGGACTTAAAGTTCTGTCAAGATTTTAACGAAGCCCACTCTGAGCACTCACCCATGCAAATCGAAGCCAACAATGAAGATGATGTGTGGATAgagaatattaatataatttgtcATGATCGACTTGAGAATGAAAGAGGCCCAAGGTTGGAAGGTACTCATTCAGCAACACTTTCTCCAATGATTATGGGTCTTGTGCGTACCCTCCTCGAAGATTTTGAG GGCGGTGCGATCTCCCTGCCCGAGTATGCAAGGAGGTTGGGAGCTCTTGCTGAAGATGCAACGATAGAGCCAATCATTGCACAAATTGGTAACCAG TCTGATAATGTGGAACACATCGATGAGAATGCCGATATAATCGATCTGGAGAAAGATGCAGAGGAGCAGGATGAAGAATAA
- the LOC116214927 gene encoding histone H2A-beta, sperm-like — protein sequence MKGGARKQGKGKRKASKRISRSQKAGLKFPVGRIARFLKAGRYAKRVGTGAPVYLSAVLQYLAEEVLELAGNVAMDNKRKRIIPRNIQLAVRNDRELSELFGSATIPGGVFYPNIYNALFDMKRIKKC from the exons ATGAAAGGAGGAGCCAGAAAGCAAGGCAAAGGCAAGCGGAAGGCCTCAAAGAGAATTTCTAGATCACAGAAGGCTGGTCTTAAGTTCCCGGTAGGGAGGATTGCTCGGTTCCTGAAGGCCGGAAGGTACGCTAAGCGTGTTGGCACTGGTGCTCCTGTCTACCTCTCTGCCGTTCTCCAGTACCTTGCCGAGGAG GTATTGGAGCTCGCCGGGAATGTAGCAATGGACAACAAGAGGAAGAGAATCATCCCAAGGAATATACAGCTGGCAGTACGGAATGATCGAGAGCTGAGCGAGCTTTTCGGGTCTGCTACGATTCCGGGCGGAGTTTTTTACCCAAACATTTACAATGCTTTGTTTGATATGAAGAGAATCAAGAAGTGCTGA
- the LOC116215730 gene encoding histone H2AX has translation MSSKEGGGKGGRGKPKASKSVSRSQKAGLQFPVGRIARFLKTGKYAERVGAGAPVYLSAVLEYLAAEVLELAGNAARDNKKNRVVPRHIQLAVRNDEELSKLLGSVTIANGGVLPNVHQTLLPKKTGKGKGEIGSASQEF, from the exons ATGAGTTCCAAGGAAGGCGGCGGAAAGGGAGGCAGAGGCAAGCCGAAGGCCTCGAAGTCGGTTTCGAGGTCGCAGAAGGCCGGCCTCCAGTTCCCTGTGGGAAGGATCGCCAGGTTCCTCAAGACCGGAAAGTACGCCGAGCGCGTCGGCGCCGGAGCTCCCGTCTACCTCTCTGCTGTCCTCGAGTACCTCGCTGCTGAG GTGTTGGAGCTTGCTGGGAATGCGGCGAGGGACAACAAGAAGAACAGAGTTGTGCCGAGGCACATACAGCTGGCGGTGAGGAACGACGAGGAGCTGAGCAAGCTGCTGGGGTCGGTGACGATCGCGAACGGAGGTGTCTTGCCGAACGTTCACCAGACCCTGTTGCCTAAGAAGACGGGCAAGGGCAAGGGTGAGATCGGGTCCGCTTCGCAGGAGTTTTAG